ACTAAATAATAAACCATTGGGACTAAAAATACCAACAAGATAAGAGAAGAAAGCAATCCGCCAACCCCTACCCAAAGTTAGTCCATTTTTCCATTCCGGGCCGCCGTTCCCTGCAGCTACGGGTAATTGGGAAGTATGCCTAATGACCATCGAAATCCTAGTTACGAGTATTGGCCCCATTCGCCCCTTTCCTGCTATGATTAGTGCTTCTTTAAAGTGTTTGCTTTCGGCTTTTAATTCGATTTTGTATAATCCACACTAAAAATATGCTTGTGTAGCAATCAGACCCATCAACAGGACTAAGCCCAATAATGCAAATAAGCTCAAATTGCTCAAAGATAAATTCAATGCTAAAAAGGCCCCACTTGCAGCAACGGGAATGGAGAATAAGACGACCAAAGGATAAATAAAGATGGTTTTTCAGCGCAACCATAATCAGGTAAATGGGGTAAAACGATATAAGCAATACTGAACTCCAATGCGCCAAAACTATCATTTTGTCTTTTAATATCGTTGCCATTCGAATTTCTCTGGCAAAATGGATTTTCTTTAAGATAAGCAACAACATCATCCGCAACTGTCCCAGATGGCCTGCCCATGCATCAGAAGTCAATGTAACTGCGAAGGTTGACGATCTTTTCGCTCAGTAAAGAGGAGAATTGTCTTGTTCTACATGTGCAAAATTGGTGAAACCTCAATATTTGTCCCAATGGGTTGATAATTGATAGATGCTGAACATCGTCGTAATTCTTGTCGCTTAAACTCCATCTAAACCATATTCTTAATTGATATTCTACGCCTTCCTTTTTCTGGTCATTTTGCATCATTATTTCCGGTAAAAGTAATTTTAAGTTCATTCCAACATAAGCCATATTTAAACCCAATCGCTGCATTTTATCATTTTCAGGGATTATTTTGTATTCAGCACTTCCGGCTTCAATGATAGTCGAACATTATCAGCACCAGGAATTTTTTCTAATGGCGTTTTACATCTATTCTAGCTTTCATATCACTAAGTTTGATTTATATCACTCTCCACCTCAAGACGTAATCTCTACTAGAGTGATACGTGGCATGGAACTTGTAGAGATGACATAGAAAGTAGTTGGTACCTTGGAAACCCGGATTTTAAATCTTCACGCAGTTTTTTCATCAGTGTTTCCTGTGGGGAACTTATTTCCTACACTTTTGAGTTCTTCGCTTTTAATTGAATTGTTAATTCAGATTTATTTATTGATCCAACACCTAGGCTTCCTTATTATGCTCCGTGCTTTAGTCCACCATTGTTACAAAAAGCGTTGTAAACTTCTTGGTTGTTGAAGAATGTGTATCTTTTCAATATCTTGAGAGATTAAATTATTTTGATGAATGGATGTTTGGGTCGTCAAACTCCAAAACCATTCTAAAATGCGATCGCCTTTCGTTGAAACAGAGTTCTTTGTCAGATAATACCTTGTTTCATTATACCCTGAAGTCATTAAGAAAAGCAATAGAACGACACCTTCGTAAAGGCACTCTTGTGATTTAAACCTATTCTAATTTTCTCGGCCATACCAATTGGTGAAATTTTTCTAACTGATGTTCAAACAAAAGCAAGAATTTGTTGAAAATGTTGGTAGGTTTTGTGTTTTCCCTCTTCCCCGATGCGTGAAGCTAAATATGGGGTTGAGGGCAATCCTACGAGTAAACTAGTGAGCGTGGAAGCGACAAACAACAATCGAAACTGTTTGAGCATATCAGCAACAAATACTTAAAAAGGCGGATAGTGAAAAATACAACAACGTCAACAAGGGTGATGGATAGTGCAGCAACTTCTCGCGGGGTTCTAATCGACCATTCATTGGTGCAGTTTGTTTGTCTTCCCTTGTCTAAAATGCTTTTTGTATGTTTCTTAAAAACAAACAACAGCGTCATCTACCAGAATACCAATGATTAAAGACATTGCTAGTAAGGTCATTAAATTGAAGGTGTAAGTCGTTTAAAGCCACATTACAGCAAATGCAGTAAATTCAAAGATGTTGAATAGCAACGAATACATAATAAGGATTTTGGGGAACTTCGTAGAAATAAAAGCATTACCAACGAGACTAGTATAACGGCTAAAATAAGTCAAAACAACAGAGTTTACAGCTGCGGATCGTGTTGTTCGGTGCTAGTAAACGTAACAAAAAAATTTCACACCCGAACTAGGGTATAATGTTGTTCGCTGGATTGAAATTTGTCACGAACTGATCTTGAAACATCTACAGCGTTTACAATCCCCTTTGTTTTTCAACAATAAGCCAATGCCTTTTTGCCATTGTAGTCGACTTATTGAAGTCGTTTCTCTTAATGCCATCAACAACTTCAGCAACATCTCTAACATAAACAGGACTTCCGAAACAGTCATTGTAACTTGGACGTTTTTAATATCCTCTAAGTGCGAATTGTCCTGCTAAACGAACTTGAATTGCTTTCTGTTTGCACCTTTCCAGCAGGTAAGTCCAAGCCCGATCGCTTAATTGCTTCAACAAGCTGAAACATTGATATCTTGTACTCCCAGTTTGTCCTGATTAATTTTTACTTGTATCTCTCTTTCCTCTCCTCCTAAAACAGTAATCTCTGCTACACCTTTTATTTGTTGAATTTGTGGCAGATAATCATCATTCATTTTCTGATAAAACTCGGTGGCAGACAAATCGCTTGTTGCACTGATAGACATTATCGGCAAATCGTCTGGCGAAACTTTACTCACTACAGGACTTAAAATATCCTGTGGTAAATCTTTGCGAATGTTGTCATGTAGCGTTGTGCGTCTTGCATTGACTTATCCAAATCTGTTCCATATTTCAGATTGGCAATGATGATAGAAGCATTGGGCAATGACTTTGTAACCAAGTAATCTACACCTTCCAAGTTGGATAAAAGCATCTTCTATTTTCGTGAAACGGATGTTTCTACTTCGTTAGGTTCGCGCTCGATATACTGTTTTAATTACCACAACAAGCTGATTAAAGTCGGGCATTAACTCATAACTCAAATTTTTATATCCGATAAATCCTAATAAAGTAAATACGCTGAAAAGCACTATTATCAGCGAAGGTCGTTTGATTGATATTTCTGTAATATTCATTTTTCGTTGATTTTATTTAACAATTACATTTGCACCGTCAAAAAGATTTATAAATCCATTGGTTACAATTGCATCACCTTCATTTAATCCAATTGGAAACAACTGCTTTGTTCTGTATCTTATTTGATATAGTGATGTTTTTCAAAAGGGCTTTCCCATTTTTCACTATGTAAACTTGAGATTGGTTTTCAGTGCCTTGTATGGCAGAAGACGAAATGATAATTCCCTTTCCAGACGTTTCGCTCTTGAGTAAAACTTTACCAAACATCCCAGATTTTATTTTTAAGTCGGATGTGTTATTTACCATAAACTGAACAGGAAAACTACGCCAATATTAGATTTACTACCAATCATAGTAGTTTTTCCAGTCAATAAATTTTCAGAATAAGCATCTGCCTAAAGAGAATAGCTTTGATTTAATTTGGGCTGGCTTAAATCTTTTCGGGAACATTTACGGTGAATTTTAAAGTAGTAATGTCCGTTATTTGAAGTAATGGAACTCCTGG
This DNA window, taken from Sphingobacteriales bacterium, encodes the following:
- a CDS encoding efflux RND transporter permease subunit, translated to MRKDLPQDILSPVVSKVSPDDLPIMSISATSDLSATEFYQKMNDDYLPQIQQIKGVAEITVLGGEEREIQVKINQDKLGVQDINVSAC